A genomic stretch from Spodoptera frugiperda isolate SF20-4 chromosome 14, AGI-APGP_CSIRO_Sfru_2.0, whole genome shotgun sequence includes:
- the LOC118279357 gene encoding UDP-glucosyltransferase 2-like, whose translation MLLCYIISVLISVNEAARILAVFPTPSISHQIVFRPLTQELARRGHDVTIITPDPAFPKGETPANITEIDVHEISYKLWHDRLLTSMGKGEQDDLKSQIEIYYATILEIVLQQLQNDEVQKVISDKHKKFDLLFLEACVRPALLYSHIYKAPVIQISSFGAMPGNLEAVGAPDHPILYPNIFRQKTNNITMREKFVEIFKYYAFNMIHKGFEVTETAAIRKVIGPDMPEVGELFKNVHMLFLNVHPVFEGIRPVPPNVIYMGGLHQNPVKELPQDLKSYLDNSKNGVIYVSFGTNVITDQLPIQVKDMIKVLSRLPYDVLLKWDDNELPGRPTNIRVSKWLPQSDLLRHPNVKLFIMQGGLQSTDEAITAGVPLIGLPMLADQWFNVERYEYHGIGIRIDWDTFTEEKFENAVTKIIGSESYRQNVIKLQTLIHDQPMRPLERAVWWTEHVLRHGGARHLRGPAANMSWAEYHELDLVLFLITSLLILVFIFIALIYYVCRYCVTLKKLKAD comes from the exons ATGTTGCTGTGCTATATAATCAGTGTTTTAATCAGTGTCAATGAAGCAGCTAGAATCCTAGCAGTGTTTCCAACACCGTCAATCAGTCACCAAATAGTGTTCAGACCCTTAACTCAAGAACTAGCCAGAAGAGGCCATGACGTCACAATCATCACTCCTGATCCAGCCTTCCCAAAAGGAGAGACACCAGCTAACATCACAGAAATCGACGTACACGAAATTTCATATAAACTATGGCACGACAGACTACTAACATCGATGGGTAAAGGAGAACAGGATGATTTGAAAAGCCAAATAGAAATCTATTACGCAACAATACTTGAAATAGTACTACAACAGCTACAGAATGATGAAGTACAAAAAGTGATTAGTGATAAACATAAGAAGTTCGATCTGCTATTTCTTGAAGCGTGTGTGAGACCCGCTCTTTTATACTCTCATATCTACAAAGCCCCTGTAATACAAATCAGTTCGTTTGGTGCCATGCCTGGGAACTTAGAAGCTGTTGGCGCACCGGACCATCCCATTCTATATCCAAACATATTTCGACAAAAAACTAACAATATAACTATGAGAGAGAAATTCGTAGAAATCTTTAAGTACTATGCCTTTAATATGATCCATAAAGGTTTTGAAGTTACTGAGACGGCAGCGATTAGGAAAGTCATTGGACCTGATATGCCCGAAGTGGGAGAGTTGTTTAAAAACGTTCATATGCTGTTCCTAAATGTTCATCCAGTGTTTGAAGGTATTCGTCCTGTTCCTCCTAATGTTATTTACATGGGTGGTTTGCATCAAAATCCTGTGAAGGAGTTACCACAA gATCTCAAGTCCTATTTAGACAACTCTAAAAATGGAGTCATCTACGTAAGTTTCGGTACTAACGTGATTACTGATCAGTTGCCTATTCAAGTTAAGGATATGATTAAAGTACTCTCTCGTCTTCCTTATGATGTGCTACTTAAATGGGACGATAACGAACTACCTGGACGACCTACAAATATTAGAGTTTCTAAATGGCTGCCGCAATCAGATTTGTTAC gtcACCCAAACGTAAAACTATTCATAATGCAAGGAGGTCTCCAATCTACAGATGAAGCTATAACAGCAGGAGTGCCTCTGATTGGTCTACCTATGCTGGCAGATCAATGGTTCAATGTGGAACGATATGAGTATCATGGAATAGGAATCAGAATTGATTGGGATACTTTTACTGAAGAAAAATTCGAAAATGctgttactaaaataattgGTAGTGAAAG CTATCGGCAGAATGTCATCAAGCTCCAAACTCTAATACACGATCAGCCAATGCGTCCTCTAGAGCGCGCCGTGTGGTGGACGGAGCACGTGCTGCGTCACGGCGGCGCGAGACATCTGCGTGGACCTGCAGCCAACATGTCCTGGGCAGAATACCACGAATTAGATTTAGTCCTCTTCTTAATAACTAGCCTACTAATTCTAGTATTTATATTCATAgcacttatttattatgtttgtagatATTGCGTAACTTTAAAGAAGCTTAAGGCAGACTGA